The Drosophila innubila isolate TH190305 chromosome 2R unlocalized genomic scaffold, UK_Dinn_1.0 1_C_2R, whole genome shotgun sequence DNA window CATGGGCGTCCACGCATCGGAATGGGCTTTAATAaccttttgtttaattaatatcataatatatataagttatattttttgacttgACTCGGCTTACAccttacacatttttttatttgtttgtttacaattAAGAGAAATacattaattcatttataaaattaaaatgatgacATGTGCGGACAAAAATGTGAGACAAATTTCCAGTTTTGTTGAGGTTCTCAAAACACGAAAGCTTGTCTCGTTATCTTCGCAGCGAATCGTCGTCGTGAATTTATAGGTCATCTAATTGAGAGGCTTATCAGGTTATAAATAAGTGTTGTATACCCAcgtacattaaaattattttatggtcCCCTTCGTGTTTCAAAACAGATAAGCCTGTGACCGATGTATGCCTCGGGTGCATCTGCGAGGCCATCAGCGGCTGCAATCAGACGCGTTTTTGCGGCGGCGGAGTGTGTGGCCTGTTTCGCATTACCTGGGCCTATTGGGCGGATGGCGGCAAACTGACTCTGGGTAACGATAGTCCCCAGTCTGAGGAGGGTAAGTTTCAAGTAAATTTTTATGCAGTCGCTGTAGACTTTAGTCTTCTCTTTGTTTCGCTCAATGTTTAGCCTTTGCCAACTGTGTGAATGATCCGATCTGTGCGGCAAATACCATTCAGAACTATATGACCAAGTTTGGACAGGATTGCAATGGAGATGGCGGCGTCGATTGCTATGATTATGCAGCCATTCACAAGCTCGGTGGTTACGGGTGCAGCGGTGAACTGAGCTATCAGTATAAGAGTGCTCTCGATCAGTGTCTGACCACCTTCTCTCCCCTGGATGTGCGTAGTGGGCTTTAAGTGGAATCGTAAATCTgcttttatacttatatattatttatgttcaGTTTTGAGATGAAACTTGAATTGGATCGTTTGAATTgtgcaaaattgtttttagaaTATCCACAATAaaaacttcatataaaaatataatgaaaataaaacactaTATGTTTGATGGTTTAAAAGAAGGGAAATATCAAGTAAGACAATATGGGCAAAATGGTAGTTTCGCTTTAAAAAAGTAACGGTCGATTTAAAAGCGTTATCATGGTTTGTGACTTTGCTAAAAGcttttctttttagttttcatatttaatctGAAACAGAGCTATTTTTAGTCTGTTTCAAAGTAGCTGACGACTAGATACCCTGGAGTTCGAGTTCTGTTTGCTGATAATTTATTTCAGCAATGTCAATAGTGGCGTCTATTACGCTCTAACCTAACATTCGTCTCAGTCAGTCTAAGATTCTCTAGAAACTGGTATTATTGAGAATTTGTAAGCTAACTTCGACTAAGCGGTTCGAGTTGATTGCATTTACGTTTTAGTTGTGGATATGATCGAACGTGCTTTAAGCTATCTAATGGATTCTAAAACTAAAACGCAAATTTCTGGGATATTTTACTTAAGTTTCGTTTGCCTATTATCACCTGTTTTGGTGTGTGGGCAGGGTAagtttctattaaatttaaatcaaagttgAATGTAATCTGAATACGGATTACGAATTTACAGGTCATGTGCTGGATAAACCCGTCACTGAGCTGTGCCTCAACTGCATCTGCGAAGCAATCAGCGGTTGCAATGCGACTGCCGTTTGCATCAGTCCGGAGAAGGGAACCTGTGGCATCTTTCGAATTACCTGGGCCTATTGGGTGGACTCCGGCAAGCTGACCATCAATGGGGAGCATCCCGAATCGGAGCATGCGTTCATCCATTGTGCCAATGATCCGCACTGTGCCGCCGACACTGTCCAGAATTACATGAAGCAATTTAATCAGGATTGCAATGACGATGGTGAGATGGATTGTCTGGACTATGCGAGAATACACAAGCTGGGTGGCTATGGCTGTAAAGGAGATTTGCCCTATAAATACCAGAGTACATTCGAGGAGTGCATCGAGGACTATCAGGACCAGGGATTTGAGTGATATCATGGAAAGATGATTTACTCGTATCGGTTATTATCACTTTTCAATCGGTTTAAATGAACTAAACTTGCTTTCTAGTTACAAACTCACTTAAAAGTgttagaattaaaatttttttttttttgttatcaatCGGTTATTTAAACGGCTAAGTTGAATATATAGATATGATATACTTGTATCGGTTATTATCACTTTTCAATCGGTTAAGGCAAACTAgacttgattttaatttatcaactCACTTAAAAGTGTTagaattttacaatttgttattgttatcaaTCGGTTATTTAAACGGTTAAGACGCATATAAAGTTGTGATATACTCGTATCGGCTATTATCACTTTATTCGGTTAAGACAAACTAAACTTGCTTTTAAGTTACAACCttacttataattattaaaattaacattttgttattattatcaatcGGTTATTTAAACAGCTAGGTTAGGTTAGGTTATGTTTACTATTAAGGATTTAATTACCTAAAAGcttaattgcttttatttaatcgGGTTAGATTATTTAACTATTCTGGAAGTAATTTCATTTCCCGTTTTACATACAGCTTTTAAGCCAGAGTGATTATAAAGCTTGTTTTGTGACCAGAGGCAACAAAAGTGAACAAACAAACGTCGAAACATTTCAGTTGCTCGAGAACTGTTGAACATATCGAGTCGGAAAGTGATTCAAAAATTGCTGAAAAATGTCTAAAAACAgcagcttgttgttgtgtctcTGTGTGGCATTgactgtgggcgtggcagtgtcGAATTCTGAGGATAAGAAACCCATCACGGAGACATGTTTGGGTTGCATGTGTGAGGCATTAAGTGGTTGCAATGCCACGGCGATATGTGTGAATGGGGCATGTGGAATCTTCAGACTCACCTGGGATCAGTGGGTTGATTCGGGGCGCTTAACACTACCTGGGGAATCGCCCCTATCAGAGAACTGTAAGTGTGGGAAATTACATGAAACTCCAATTTAAATATGGATTTTCCATCATAGCATTCACGAACTGCGCGAATGATCCATATTGTGCCGCGGATACCCTACAAAGTTATATGGTCAAGTATGGACAGGACTGTAATAATGATGAGCGTCAGGATTGCCTCGATTATAATGCCATACATTATATGGGTCCATTCAATTGTCAGGCCGATATGCCCTACACCTACGAAAGCATCTTCAAAAGGTGCATCAAGCGAGTGCAACGagaacaccaacaacaacaacaacaataacaacagcagccacaacaactgtCTGAaacttgaattaattttttattgtaattgcttttatttattctagGAAATTACAGTCAACTGACTGTATAGAATTTAGTATTTATACTACGAGTATATGAGAATATCCGCATTTCCAGTTGTTTCACTATTAAAATCGTTGCAACTATTAATCTAGCTCAGTTGTGCGGAGACTGCATCTCGAATCGGATTGAGATCAATTTCGATTGATcgaaagttgattaaaatgtttgtgtattttcatttcttgttGTTCAGTTTCTTTGGGTTGGGGCTCTGGAATTGTGGGTTAGCTTTCGATGGTAAGAGAATTTCAAAACCTATTTAAACATTCTTAGAATAGcttagaataaaattaaaattaggaagcaatttaaataaaatttttttaaaaaaataaaaaacaatttataaaagtatagCCTTATCAATTaacattcttaattttttttttaatattttatcataGTACGCACCACTGTGCCTGTACATTGTGAGATAATTATCGGTAGATAGTATTTACTGCACAATTATGATAATGCGAAACGACTTTGGTGTAATACCCACTAGTACATATACTTAGTATATCGATTTCAATAGAATACGACGATTGGCTAATATGCTAAACAACAACTTTTCCCCTGCACTGCCCTCCCCGTTCCGCCTTTCCGTCTTCCTCTTCCATGTTTAGTTGTAAACAAACCCGTCACGGAAGACTGCCTGGAATGCCTATGTGAGACTTCAAGCGGTTGCAATGCGTCAAAGATTTGTGTGAACGGGGCATGTGGCATCTTTCGGATTACCCGGGGCTTCTGGTTAGAGGGCGGTCAATTAACGCTGCCGAATGACACCTCCCTATCGGATGATGGTAAGATAATGCAACCCGTTAGTCCATCCAAAtctgtcattttattttcaactgtAGCCTTTGTCAACTGCGTGAATGATCCTTATTGTGCCGCGGATACGATCCAGAATTATATGTACAAACACGGCCAGGACTGCAATGGGGATGAGCACATCAATTGCGAGGATTACGGAGCCATCCATAAGCTCGGCAATTTAAATTGTCGTGGCGAGTTGCCCTACAGTTTCGCCAAGGTCTTCAATAGATGCCTGAAACGAAAGCAGCAACTGGaggcaaaagcaaaggcaaaggaACAATCGTCGAATTAACTAAAtaactttttctttatttggtTGGTAatgttttttgaaaacaattattaatacaCATTGCTTATGTTTGCATCTGAACAGTTTCCAATACAGATCTAACGATATAGATGTAGTTATATGTAATACAatacatagtatatatatatatatatatataatttagtaTATAGTTTTTTGTTGGTATATGAAAACTACTTTAGAATCtttcaacaatttgttaaCGTTTACTAAATAGTATTTTATTGGATTCAAAGAGGTCTTAAGTACATAAGTATAACCCGATTATTGCTGCTCCCATTTTCTATATAGCTTCTGCTTCAGATCGATTAGATttggtattaaaatcttttaGGAATAGAAGTTAATgttgaatgaaatgaattcTATTTTTCCTTATTGTATAACTTGAACCTTAGCTTTAGAATTTGTTTAAACTGCTTAaactgttttttctttttttttatattattcattataaacaattgtttCGAACAACCTTTCAACTTATGAGACATATGAGAGAGTTTTGCTAGCAGTGATgataattgtataaaataatgcaataaattaaatactattattttaactttttgcagTGCTCTGAAACTAAAGCAGAGTCACAAAAGTTACTAAAAAATACAGTAAAActatgtaaaaaattaaag harbors:
- the LOC117785204 gene encoding lysozyme codes for the protein MASNKLCCTLAFGALLCLGFVVLIQAQNKPVTDVCLGCICEAISGCNQTRFCGGGVCGLFRITWAYWADGGKLTLGNDSPQSEEAFANCVNDPICAANTIQNYMTKFGQDCNGDGGVDCYDYAAIHKLGGYGCSGELSYQYKSALDQCLTTFSPLDVRSGL
- the LOC117784704 gene encoding lysozyme 2 yields the protein MSKNSSLLLCLCVALTVGVAVSNSEDKKPITETCLGCMCEALSGCNATAICVNGACGIFRLTWDQWVDSGRLTLPGESPLSENSFTNCANDPYCAADTLQSYMVKYGQDCNNDERQDCLDYNAIHYMGPFNCQADMPYTYESIFKRCIKRVQREHQQQQQQ
- the LOC117784703 gene encoding lysozyme 3, yielding MFVYFHFLLFSFFGLGLWNCGLAFDVVNKPVTEDCLECLCETSSGCNASKICVNGACGIFRITRGFWLEGGQLTLPNDTSLSDDAFVNCVNDPYCAADTIQNYMYKHGQDCNGDEHINCEDYGAIHKLGNLNCRGELPYSFAKVFNRCLKRKQQLEAKAKAKEQSSN
- the LOC117784702 gene encoding lysozyme is translated as MIERALSYLMDSKTKTQISGIFYLSFVCLLSPVLVCGQGHVLDKPVTELCLNCICEAISGCNATAVCISPEKGTCGIFRITWAYWVDSGKLTINGEHPESEHAFIHCANDPHCAADTVQNYMKQFNQDCNDDGEMDCLDYARIHKLGGYGCKGDLPYKYQSTFEECIEDYQDQGFE